In Flavobacterium sp. N1736, the following are encoded in one genomic region:
- the hisG gene encoding ATP phosphoribosyltransferase: MSTLKIAIQKSGRLNEDSIQILKDCGISINNGNDQLKAEASNFPLEVLYLRNSDIPQYLIDGVVDLAIVGDNLLVEKGKHIEVIQKLGFSKCKVSVAVPKTFEYNSIQDLAGLRIATSYPNTVNEYFNSFGLTVDIHQISGSVEIAPNIGLADAIVDIVSSGSTLFKNNLREVEVILKSEAVLAVSPKVSPEIQKHIDTLKFRIQSVLRARNSKYILMNVPNDKIDEIGKILPVLRSLTVLPLAQEGWSSVHSVIDKDTFWDVIDKLKEAGAEGILVCPIEKMVL, translated from the coding sequence ATGAGTACATTAAAAATTGCAATTCAAAAATCAGGTCGTTTAAACGAAGACAGCATTCAGATCCTAAAAGATTGCGGCATTTCGATTAACAACGGAAACGATCAGTTAAAAGCAGAAGCTTCAAATTTTCCTTTAGAAGTTTTATACCTGAGAAATTCAGATATTCCCCAGTATTTAATTGATGGAGTAGTAGATTTAGCCATTGTAGGCGATAATTTATTAGTAGAAAAAGGAAAACATATCGAAGTAATCCAGAAACTTGGATTCTCAAAATGCAAGGTTTCCGTAGCCGTTCCTAAAACATTCGAGTACAATTCAATTCAGGATTTGGCAGGTTTGCGAATTGCGACTTCATACCCAAATACGGTTAACGAATACTTCAATTCTTTCGGTTTAACCGTTGATATTCACCAAATTTCAGGTTCAGTAGAAATTGCACCAAACATTGGTCTTGCCGATGCTATTGTAGATATTGTTTCAAGCGGAAGTACCTTATTCAAAAATAATTTAAGAGAAGTAGAAGTAATCCTGAAAAGTGAAGCCGTTTTAGCCGTTTCACCAAAAGTTTCTCCTGAAATTCAGAAACATATTGATACCTTAAAATTCAGAATTCAATCTGTTTTAAGAGCCAGAAATTCAAAATATATTCTGATGAACGTACCAAACGATAAAATTGATGAAATTGGAAAAATTTTACCTGTTTTACGAAGCTTAACCGTTTTGCCATTAGCGCAGGAAGGCTGGAGCAGCGTACACTCTGTAATTGACAAAGACACTTTTTGGGACGTAATTGACAAACTAAAAGAAGCCGGAGCCGAAGGAATTTTAGTTTGCCCAATCGAGAAAATGGTACTGTAA
- the hisC gene encoding histidinol-phosphate transaminase, producing MKFDINTITRENVKNLKPYSSARDEFEDFDTAEMIFLDANENPFQNGVNRYPDPQQNSVKAILAKNNTVKPSQILLGNGSDEVLDLLFRAFCEPKIDNIISLPPTYGMYSVLANINAVENREVLLSTDFQPQVEKILDNVDDNTKIIFLCSPNNPTGNSFADESVVKLLQNFKGLVVIDEAYIDFSEKESWLTEIDEYPNLVITQTLSKAYGLAGIRLGICYASEAVISVLNKIKPPYNINELTQQRAILRLKDSGKIKQEITSIIEQREELLKVLLEVNFVEKVYPTEANFVLVKVDDANKRYNELIAKGIVIRNRTTQPLCENCLRFTIGIPEENAILIKELKLLK from the coding sequence ATGAAATTCGATATAAATACAATAACACGTGAAAACGTAAAAAACCTAAAGCCTTATTCGTCTGCCAGAGATGAGTTTGAAGATTTTGATACCGCAGAAATGATTTTTTTGGATGCCAACGAAAATCCGTTTCAAAATGGGGTAAATCGTTATCCTGATCCGCAGCAGAATTCGGTTAAAGCGATTTTGGCTAAAAATAATACCGTAAAACCAAGTCAGATTTTGCTTGGAAACGGAAGCGATGAAGTTTTAGACTTACTTTTTAGAGCTTTCTGCGAACCAAAAATCGACAATATTATTTCGTTACCGCCAACGTATGGAATGTACAGCGTTTTGGCAAACATAAATGCGGTAGAAAACAGAGAAGTTTTACTTTCAACAGATTTTCAGCCACAAGTAGAAAAGATTTTAGATAATGTTGATGACAACACGAAAATCATCTTTTTATGCTCGCCAAATAATCCAACCGGAAATTCTTTTGCAGATGAAAGCGTGGTAAAATTGCTTCAAAACTTTAAAGGTTTGGTGGTAATTGACGAAGCATATATTGACTTTTCGGAGAAAGAAAGCTGGCTGACAGAAATCGACGAATATCCAAATTTAGTGATTACACAAACACTTTCAAAAGCCTATGGTTTGGCTGGAATTCGTTTAGGAATTTGTTATGCTTCTGAGGCTGTAATTTCTGTTTTAAATAAAATAAAACCTCCGTACAATATAAACGAATTAACGCAGCAAAGGGCTATTTTGCGTTTGAAAGATTCGGGTAAAATAAAACAGGAAATCACTTCTATTATTGAGCAAAGAGAAGAGTTACTTAAAGTTTTACTTGAAGTAAATTTTGTTGAAAAAGTATATCCTACAGAAGCTAATTTTGTATTGGTAAAAGTGGATGATGCCAACAAAAGATACAATGAATTAATTGCAAAAGGAATCGTAATCAGAAACAGAACAACGCAGCCTTTATGCGAAAACTGCCTGCGTTTTACGATTGGAATTCCAGAAGAAAATGCAATTT
- a CDS encoding histidine kinase dimerization/phospho-acceptor domain-containing protein: MAQLSFKNRIALNYIITTGLLILVVFFAIYIIVKHSVYSRIDQDIKFEVQNHLKEIQIINGVVILVDKEEWEEREHNTVDVNPVFVQFLDTNKKITEKSPNLKSQTLVFHDSVENFELFDTKIGGNTIRQIQVPLSIKSKKIGYLIIGMSLTHSRLVLNNLFDIMCLAFPAILVLLFFIARFFAGRSIKPINAITNTSKTITKDNLKTRIPLPKTRDELYTLSKTINNLLNRIQDAIEREKQFTSDASHELRTPLTVIKGTLEVLIRKPEKRGNTKKKLIFVSKKLIIWICW, translated from the coding sequence ATGGCACAACTTTCCTTTAAAAACAGAATTGCTTTAAACTATATTATCACAACCGGTTTGTTGATTTTAGTAGTTTTCTTTGCGATTTATATCATTGTAAAACACTCTGTTTACAGCCGTATAGATCAGGATATTAAGTTCGAAGTTCAAAATCATCTTAAAGAAATTCAAATTATAAACGGCGTTGTAATATTGGTTGATAAAGAAGAGTGGGAAGAGCGTGAGCATAATACCGTTGATGTAAACCCTGTTTTTGTTCAGTTTCTGGATACAAACAAAAAAATTACAGAGAAATCACCCAACCTTAAATCACAAACACTTGTTTTTCATGACAGCGTTGAAAATTTTGAATTGTTTGACACCAAAATAGGCGGTAATACAATACGGCAAATTCAGGTTCCGCTTTCTATTAAATCAAAAAAAATAGGTTATTTGATTATCGGAATGTCCTTAACCCACTCCCGTTTAGTGCTAAATAACTTGTTTGATATTATGTGTCTGGCGTTTCCTGCCATATTAGTATTGTTGTTTTTTATCGCGCGTTTTTTTGCCGGCCGAAGCATAAAACCAATAAATGCGATAACAAATACCTCAAAAACAATCACAAAAGACAACCTGAAAACGAGGATTCCGTTGCCAAAAACACGCGATGAATTATATACACTTTCAAAAACAATAAACAATTTATTAAACAGAATTCAAGATGCCATTGAACGCGAAAAACAGTTTACTTCTGATGCTTCACATGAACTTCGAACACCTTTGACTGTTATTAAAGGAACACTTGAAGTATTGATTCGAAAACCCGAGAAACGTGGGAATACGAAGAAAAAATTAATTTTTGTATCGAAGAAGTTAATCATCTGGATATGCTGGTAG
- the hisD gene encoding histidinol dehydrogenase — protein MNKIDNPKPETWSEILKRPTKTIDDIEVTVKEIFKEVQKKGDEAVAKYTSIFDGIALDNYEVTAAEIQEAISLISNDLKEAIQLAKNNIYKFHAAQKTERIQVETIEGVNCWQEKRPIQKIGLYIPGGTAPLFSTVLMLGVPAEIAGSKEIVLCSPPDKNGKINSAILYAANLCGVTKILKVGGIQAIAGMTFGTQSIPKVYKIFGPGNQFVTVAKQLATQFGVAIDMPAGPSELLIVADDTAVPAFVASDLLSQAEHGTDSQVILVSTSKKLIDTVEKEIQIQIEELPRKEIAKKAIENSKLIYVQNDQIALDLINEYGPEHFIICSEFDDFYCNGIVNAGSVFIGNYTPESAGDYASGTNHTLPTNGYAKNYSGVNLDSFMKSMTFQKISKKGIQNIGKAIEIMAEAEGLQAHKNAVTLRLKSIE, from the coding sequence ATGAATAAAATAGACAATCCAAAACCAGAAACCTGGTCAGAAATATTAAAAAGACCAACCAAAACCATCGACGATATCGAAGTTACGGTAAAAGAAATCTTTAAAGAAGTACAGAAAAAAGGCGATGAAGCCGTTGCAAAATACACTTCAATCTTTGACGGAATTGCTTTGGATAATTACGAAGTTACTGCTGCAGAAATTCAGGAAGCAATTAGCTTGATTTCAAATGATTTAAAAGAAGCGATTCAGTTAGCAAAAAACAATATTTATAAATTTCACGCCGCTCAAAAAACAGAAAGAATCCAAGTTGAAACTATAGAAGGCGTAAATTGCTGGCAGGAAAAACGTCCGATTCAGAAAATTGGATTGTATATTCCGGGCGGAACAGCGCCTTTGTTTTCGACCGTTTTAATGTTGGGAGTTCCTGCAGAAATCGCAGGTTCTAAAGAAATCGTATTGTGTTCACCACCGGACAAAAACGGAAAAATAAATTCTGCCATTTTATACGCAGCGAATTTATGCGGCGTAACAAAAATCTTAAAAGTAGGCGGAATCCAGGCAATTGCCGGAATGACTTTTGGAACACAATCTATTCCGAAAGTGTACAAAATTTTCGGACCCGGAAATCAGTTTGTAACCGTTGCAAAACAATTGGCAACGCAATTTGGTGTTGCAATCGATATGCCGGCCGGACCTTCAGAATTGTTGATTGTGGCAGATGATACCGCGGTTCCTGCTTTTGTAGCTTCAGATTTATTGTCGCAGGCAGAACACGGAACGGATAGTCAGGTAATTTTAGTTTCGACTTCAAAGAAACTAATTGATACTGTAGAAAAAGAAATTCAGATTCAAATTGAAGAACTTCCGCGAAAAGAAATTGCCAAAAAAGCAATTGAAAATTCAAAATTAATTTATGTGCAAAACGATCAGATTGCATTAGATTTAATCAATGAATATGGGCCGGAACACTTTATTATCTGTTCAGAATTTGATGATTTTTATTGTAATGGAATTGTAAACGCAGGTTCTGTTTTTATTGGAAATTATACTCCCGAAAGTGCCGGAGATTACGCCTCCGGAACCAATCATACATTGCCAACAAACGGATATGCAAAGAATTACAGTGGAGTAAATCTGGATAGTTTTATGAAATCAATGACATTCCAGAAAATATCTAAAAAAGGAATTCAAAATATTGGTAAAGCGATCGAAATTATGGCCGAAGCCGAAGGTTTACAAGCGCATAAGAATGCTGTAACGCTTCGCTTAAAGAGTATAGAGTAA
- a CDS encoding ATP-binding protein — protein MLVDQLLLLARFENQKQNIVPESIYLNALILDILTLYSDKINAKKLHIKFKAEEDYYIHSDTYLIMIILRNIISNAINYTNAEGDITILLSKENNKTICLIKDNGIGIDQEDLETVFNPFYRSRSSEHPEIKGTGLGLSIVKRISELLHVKFKITSEIGEGTTVVLNFGENMKTL, from the coding sequence ATGCTGGTAGATCAGCTGCTTTTATTGGCACGTTTTGAAAATCAGAAACAGAATATTGTACCGGAATCTATTTATTTGAATGCGCTTATTTTGGATATTCTGACCTTATATTCAGATAAAATAAACGCTAAAAAGCTCCATATAAAATTTAAGGCAGAAGAAGATTATTACATTCATTCAGATACTTATTTGATTATGATAATTCTGAGAAATATAATTTCAAATGCAATTAATTATACAAATGCCGAAGGAGATATTACAATTTTACTTTCAAAAGAAAATAACAAAACAATCTGTCTAATTAAGGATAATGGAATTGGAATCGATCAGGAAGATTTAGAAACTGTTTTTAATCCGTTCTACAGATCAAGATCATCAGAACATCCTGAAATTAAAGGAACAGGTTTAGGACTTTCTATCGTAAAAAGAATTTCAGAATTGCTTCATGTTAAGTTTAAAATTACCAGTGAAATTGGAGAAGGAACAACTGTTGTTTTAAATTTTGGCGAAAATATGAAAACGTTATAG